The genomic segment GGTCATGTGCGAAATGCCGAGGTCCCTGGCAATGGTTTTGATTGTGACCCGAGCCGCCAAGAGGACGTTCTCCATTTTTCATTGTTGCGCAAACTATGGCTTGACAGATCTGATAGTGCAATGGCAAATGTTCACGTGAACATAGTTTCCTGATGAGGCGACAAAACCACAAAATGCCGACAGACCTGCGAAACAGATGCGAACAATTGGCGGCTGAGATCGGCCTGGTGGATCCGGCTGCGATCGACGACGTATTGCCGCTGACCGGTGGTGTCGCTTCGGACATCGCCATGGTGAACGCGGATGGCAAGCGGTTCTGCATCAAGTTCGCATTGCCGAAACTGAAGGTGGCCGAAGACTGGCATGCGCCGGTTCACAGGAACAAGGCGGAGTATGAGTGGCTGCGGACCGCGGCACGGATTGCACCGGAGTGTGCCGTAAAGTTGTTTGGCCGTTCGGATAGCCTGCACGGTTTTGCAATGGAGTACGTCTCCGGTGAGGAGGTCTCTCTCTGGAAAACAGATCTTCTGGAAGGCAAGTCGGACAGCAGCAGACCGGCTGCCGTCGGAGATCTCATTGGCCGGATACACCAGGCTTCCAGCAAGCCGGAGTTCGACACCGCGCCCTTCCAGAACCGGGACGACTTTTACGCAATCCGCATCGAGCCCTATCTCGTGTTCACGGCGTCAAAACACGCGAAAGTTTCTTCGGAATTACATCAACTTGCCGACAGCCTTTACGAAACCTCAAAAGTACTCGTGCATGGAGATGTCAGTCCTAAGAACACTTTGTTCAGGGTGGAAAAACCGATCATTCTGGATGCCGAATGCGCGACTATGGGAGCGCCGGAATTCGATGTTGCTTTCTGCCTGAATCACCTTGTTCTCAAGGCACAGCACGTTGCCTCCCTTCGTGCCGATCTGGCCACGCACGCGCATGTGTTCTGGTCCGCTTATGCGGAAAAGGTCAGCTGGGAGCCGGCTGCGGAGCTGGAAGCAAGGGTCTGCCGTCTTTTGCCGGCCCTGATGCTGGCACGGGTCGATGGAAAGTCGCCAGTCGAATACCTCGATGAAGAATCGCGAGGCGTTATCCGTGACGTATCGATGAGGCTTCTGATGGTCCCCAAAACCACCATCGCAGGCATTGTCGATGAACTGCTTGATACCTGGAAGGGCGATA from the Roseibium sp. HPY-6 genome contains:
- a CDS encoding aminoglycoside phosphotransferase family protein — protein: MPTDLRNRCEQLAAEIGLVDPAAIDDVLPLTGGVASDIAMVNADGKRFCIKFALPKLKVAEDWHAPVHRNKAEYEWLRTAARIAPECAVKLFGRSDSLHGFAMEYVSGEEVSLWKTDLLEGKSDSSRPAAVGDLIGRIHQASSKPEFDTAPFQNRDDFYAIRIEPYLVFTASKHAKVSSELHQLADSLYETSKVLVHGDVSPKNTLFRVEKPIILDAECATMGAPEFDVAFCLNHLVLKAQHVASLRADLATHAHVFWSAYAEKVSWEPAAELEARVCRLLPALMLARVDGKSPVEYLDEESRGVIRDVSMRLLMVPKTTIAGIVDELLDTWKGDNP